The following coding sequences lie in one Spirosoma sp. KUDC1026 genomic window:
- a CDS encoding SDR family oxidoreductase, with amino-acid sequence MIATGMLREGALEGKTIIVTGGGTGLGKSISRYLLELGATVTICSRRQAVLDETAAELMRETGGQVLALACDVRNPEEIENVIRLTIERFGKIDGLLNNSAGNFISPTERLSYKAFDTIVDIVLRGTYYFTLAVGKYWIENKIPGTVLNISTTYATTGSGYVVPSAVAKGGALIMTKSLAAEWGKYGIRLNAIAPGPFPTKGAWERLFPEPLVDLMDPTSRIPLKRVGEHGELANLAAFLLSDYSGFITGESITIDGGEVLAAGEFNHLEQVSNEQWDKINDSIRRANQRAKE; translated from the coding sequence ATGATCGCTACAGGCATGCTGCGCGAGGGGGCGCTGGAAGGAAAGACGATTATTGTGACGGGGGGCGGTACGGGCCTGGGGAAATCCATTAGCCGATACCTGCTCGAGCTGGGGGCTACTGTGACGATCTGCAGCCGTCGGCAGGCGGTGCTGGACGAAACAGCCGCCGAACTCATGCGCGAGACGGGAGGGCAGGTACTCGCCCTAGCCTGCGACGTTCGTAATCCTGAGGAGATTGAGAACGTCATTCGTCTGACCATCGAGCGGTTTGGCAAGATCGATGGCCTGTTGAACAACTCGGCGGGTAATTTCATCAGTCCGACAGAGCGATTGTCGTATAAAGCCTTCGATACCATCGTGGATATTGTCCTGCGTGGTACGTACTATTTCACGCTGGCGGTAGGTAAGTACTGGATCGAAAACAAAATTCCGGGTACGGTCCTGAATATCTCGACTACCTACGCCACAACGGGATCGGGCTACGTTGTGCCGTCGGCGGTAGCGAAAGGTGGGGCGCTGATTATGACCAAATCACTGGCGGCCGAGTGGGGAAAATACGGCATCCGGCTCAACGCCATTGCACCCGGTCCTTTTCCGACAAAAGGAGCCTGGGAACGCTTGTTTCCTGAGCCGCTGGTCGATCTAATGGACCCAACCAGCCGCATCCCTCTGAAACGTGTTGGTGAGCACGGCGAACTGGCAAATCTGGCCGCTTTCCTGCTATCTGATTACTCTGGCTTCATCACGGGCGAGAGCATTACGATCGACGGCGGGGAGGTATTGGCCGCTGGTGAGTTCAACCACCTCGAACAAGTCTCGAACGAGCAGTGGGACAAGATTAACGACAGTATTCGACGGGCAAATCAAAGAGCGAAAGAATGA
- a CDS encoding trans-sulfuration enzyme family protein, whose translation MHFDTLALRATHQTDPATGAVVSPLHLSTTFARNEANELASDYVYSRPNNPTREALEQALAKLEGGAVGMAFSSGQAATMTLFQALRPGDHVLLSTDAYYGTPALLEQVFHPWGLTYSRVDMRDLDAVQQSIHENTRVIWCETPSNPLLQILDLLSISRLAHEAGAICVCDNTWATPVLQRPLELNCDVVMHSTTKYLAGHSDVLGGALIFKHNDEFAQRVRNLQSLSGAVQAPFDAWLISRGIKTLGIRVRAQMATAQAVAEFLDGHPAVEQVHYPGLSTHPDKALIHQQMNGPSAMLSVQIKGGAAEALAFIGKLKLFIRATSLGGVESLIEHRASVEGPNTATPQNLLRMSIGLEHAEDLIGDLAQALDTLSNR comes from the coding sequence ATGCATTTCGATACGCTTGCGCTGCGCGCTACGCACCAGACCGACCCGGCAACCGGAGCCGTTGTTTCGCCACTCCATCTGTCGACTACGTTTGCCCGGAACGAAGCCAACGAGCTTGCATCGGACTACGTGTATTCACGCCCGAATAACCCGACTCGTGAAGCACTGGAACAGGCACTGGCCAAGCTCGAAGGTGGTGCCGTTGGCATGGCGTTCAGCTCAGGGCAGGCAGCCACAATGACGCTGTTTCAGGCACTACGTCCCGGCGATCATGTGCTGCTGTCGACGGATGCGTATTATGGTACTCCGGCTCTACTCGAGCAGGTATTTCATCCCTGGGGACTCACGTATTCGCGAGTGGACATGCGCGACCTTGACGCGGTGCAGCAATCCATCCACGAGAATACCCGCGTGATCTGGTGCGAAACCCCGTCCAACCCGCTGCTCCAGATTTTGGATCTGCTCAGCATCAGTCGGCTGGCGCACGAAGCCGGTGCCATCTGCGTATGCGACAACACCTGGGCCACCCCCGTATTGCAGCGCCCGCTCGAACTGAATTGCGACGTAGTGATGCATTCCACCACTAAGTACCTAGCGGGGCATAGTGATGTGCTGGGAGGAGCCTTGATCTTTAAACACAACGATGAATTTGCGCAGCGCGTCCGGAATTTACAGAGTCTGTCGGGGGCAGTGCAGGCGCCGTTTGATGCCTGGCTGATCAGCCGGGGCATTAAAACGCTGGGCATTCGCGTGCGGGCTCAGATGGCAACAGCACAGGCAGTAGCCGAATTTCTTGACGGGCATCCTGCCGTTGAGCAGGTACATTATCCAGGTTTAAGCACCCATCCCGATAAAGCCCTGATTCACCAGCAGATGAACGGGCCGAGCGCTATGCTGTCGGTGCAGATAAAGGGGGGAGCCGCCGAAGCCCTGGCTTTTATCGGCAAACTAAAGCTGTTCATTAGGGCCACCAGCCTGGGTGGTGTGGAAAGTTTGATCGAGCACCGGGCCAGCGTTGAAGGGCCGAATACGGCCACCCCCCAGAATCTGTTGCGTATGTCAATTGGTCTGGAACATGCCGAAGATTTGATTGGTGATCTGGCGCAGGCGCTGGACACGTTATCCAATCGATAA
- a CDS encoding GNAT family N-acetyltransferase, producing the protein MTIRPATSADIPVLLDLIKYVVPLMQATGNFQWNEHYPNESVFRDDIAKQQLWVAIIDKQLAGVAALTEDQEPEYAQAGMDLSERAIVTHRLAVNPDFRGQGVAAALLQQAEQLALDRGINYLRVDTNSENQATQQLFPKLGYQYAGEITLGFRPGLRFLAYEKKLKSERAKDC; encoded by the coding sequence ATGACCATACGCCCCGCTACGTCTGCCGACATTCCGGTCTTGCTTGATCTAATCAAATACGTTGTTCCATTGATGCAGGCAACGGGCAATTTTCAGTGGAACGAGCATTATCCCAACGAATCGGTTTTTAGGGATGATATTGCCAAACAACAGCTTTGGGTAGCTATTATTGATAAGCAACTGGCCGGTGTTGCCGCACTGACGGAAGACCAGGAACCGGAGTACGCTCAGGCGGGAATGGACCTCAGCGAGCGGGCCATTGTAACGCACCGGCTGGCCGTTAATCCGGACTTTCGTGGGCAGGGCGTAGCTGCCGCGCTTCTTCAGCAGGCCGAGCAACTCGCCCTCGACCGGGGTATCAACTATTTACGAGTCGATACTAACTCCGAAAATCAGGCTACCCAGCAACTGTTTCCTAAACTGGGCTATCAGTACGCCGGAGAAATCACGCTGGGCTTCCGGCCAGGGCTGCGTTTTCTGGCGTATGAGAAGAAATTAAAGAGTGAAAGAGCGAAAGATTGCTGA
- a CDS encoding mechanosensitive ion channel family protein produces the protein MIDLQQATRLIYAELLSWSRTAVRYLPKLAVAIILLLLFTFLSRLISRWVSQGLHRVSHNYSLVNLTSALVRVLVMALGLFIALGVLGLDKTVTSLLAGAGVIALAVGFAFQDLTTNFISGTMLAITRPLQVGDVVDTNGFSGKVLDVKLRSVVLDNGQGQTVEIPSKDVFQKPITNYSRIGFRRIEVSAGVSYVDDLNKAQQLAQIAVSKLPFVIHDRPVELYFRNFGDSNIQFVLWFWINPSVIGPPAALSEAIKTIKHTFDENQILTVFAGQTFDLKQKLQNAQTQPSA, from the coding sequence ATGATTGATTTACAACAGGCTACCCGTCTTATCTACGCCGAGCTCCTGAGCTGGAGCCGGACGGCGGTTCGCTACTTACCCAAGCTGGCTGTTGCCATTATTCTGCTGCTGCTCTTTACGTTTCTCTCCCGCCTGATCAGCCGCTGGGTGAGCCAGGGCCTGCACCGGGTTAGCCATAACTACTCGCTGGTTAACCTAACCAGCGCCCTGGTTCGGGTACTGGTGATGGCGTTGGGGCTGTTTATCGCATTGGGGGTTCTGGGGCTCGACAAAACTGTTACGTCCCTGCTGGCTGGTGCTGGGGTGATTGCGCTAGCCGTGGGTTTTGCCTTTCAGGACCTGACGACCAATTTCATTTCGGGGACCATGCTCGCCATTACCCGCCCCTTACAGGTAGGTGACGTTGTTGACACGAATGGCTTCAGCGGTAAAGTACTGGATGTAAAGTTACGTTCGGTCGTGCTGGACAACGGCCAGGGGCAAACCGTCGAGATTCCCAGTAAGGACGTTTTTCAGAAACCAATCACCAATTATTCCCGCATTGGTTTCCGGCGCATCGAAGTCTCGGCTGGCGTGTCGTACGTCGATGATCTCAACAAAGCCCAGCAGCTGGCCCAGATCGCTGTTAGTAAGTTGCCGTTTGTGATTCACGACCGGCCAGTCGAACTCTACTTCCGCAATTTTGGGGATAGCAACATCCAGTTTGTGCTCTGGTTCTGGATCAACCCCAGCGTTATAGGCCCACCAGCCGCGTTGAGTGAAGCAATCAAAACCATTAAGCATACGTTCGATGAGAATCAGATTCTGACCGTTTTTGCGGGCCAGACATTCGACCTCAAACAGAAATTACAGAATGCCCAGACTCAACCCTCCGCCTGA
- a CDS encoding ATP-dependent Clp protease adaptor ClpS, whose protein sequence is MQPFEETGWADPEVDVLDEVVETDVHNLVVFNDDVNTFEHVIDTLIDVCKHTPEQAEQCTLLIHYKGKCTVKNGSWEELVPMRNEICRRGISAEVLN, encoded by the coding sequence ATGCAACCTTTTGAAGAAACCGGTTGGGCGGACCCCGAAGTCGACGTGCTTGACGAAGTTGTCGAAACCGACGTCCACAATCTTGTAGTCTTCAACGACGATGTGAATACGTTCGAGCACGTCATTGATACGTTGATCGACGTATGTAAACACACGCCCGAACAAGCTGAGCAATGCACCCTGCTGATCCATTACAAAGGTAAATGCACCGTTAAGAACGGATCATGGGAAGAGTTGGTCCCTATGCGCAACGAAATCTGCCGGCGCGGCATCAGCGCGGAGGTACTGAATTAA
- a CDS encoding TlpA disulfide reductase family protein, producing the protein MKLTLCLFLLAALPSLAQFRFLPEQPQPGQAVSFTYTTQATPLDCDTTLEGRFVRYGAPDVMNLSRPTTLKMTRQGYDYVGTLYLPKKDIGGFMILFRSSQQRQKIDLNKGQLYVIPVYDEAGKLLPHALGGQASVFTRTHFMYEVGSRPDPNRVVTLYEQELKEHPDLRPIYWADYLAAQVKQKKPGYGPKVKAGIETYLASRPEPTLAELTSAVQLYESLGDLPKVNALRERMKKTDPAGSLAQKDQAMAIRNQADWTKKKELYQAYMKAFPTSPYAPGLTVLITDGYFKNNDIKGLVTFVEQQPLEKSDVLMLNTMAFQLADEGRSLPEAEQLIKRAMAAQKGQARPRNISDEDWTNEQLGRQRQLMNTYARALEQQGRYADAFTAYQSVIDPDDMDNSDTRTNERYLLCALRANRMSDARPAIETAVHHGKATPRLKTTLRDWYAKQPGQNPAAADTYLAQLESDLKADKRDDLRQILINEPAPAFSLTDLKGNSVSSASLKGKVIVLDFWATWCRPCIASFPAMQQAKSHFQNDPNVQFLFVNTREGGPLQRVYDFMNKHPYDFTVPLDASQRVSKAYKVQGIPTKVIIDGKGRVRYRHVGYSGDPEATVDELTLVVEMLKDEK; encoded by the coding sequence ATGAAACTTACTCTCTGCCTGTTTTTGCTTGCCGCGCTGCCCAGCCTGGCTCAGTTTCGTTTTTTGCCTGAGCAGCCCCAGCCCGGCCAAGCCGTCTCCTTTACGTACACGACACAGGCGACCCCACTCGACTGCGACACAACGCTGGAGGGACGATTTGTGCGGTACGGCGCCCCCGATGTCATGAACCTCAGCCGCCCAACGACCCTGAAGATGACACGGCAGGGGTACGATTACGTTGGTACGTTGTATCTGCCCAAGAAAGACATTGGCGGTTTTATGATCCTCTTTCGGAGCAGTCAGCAACGTCAGAAAATAGATCTCAACAAAGGCCAGTTGTACGTCATTCCAGTTTATGACGAGGCTGGAAAGCTCCTTCCCCACGCTCTGGGCGGACAAGCGTCGGTGTTTACCCGTACTCATTTTATGTACGAAGTCGGCAGCCGTCCGGATCCAAATCGGGTCGTTACGCTCTACGAGCAGGAGTTGAAGGAACATCCTGACCTACGACCGATTTACTGGGCCGATTACCTGGCAGCTCAGGTCAAGCAGAAGAAACCGGGCTATGGCCCTAAAGTGAAAGCAGGTATTGAAACGTATCTGGCTTCCCGCCCGGAACCAACGCTGGCCGAGCTGACCTCGGCGGTGCAGTTGTACGAAAGTCTGGGTGATCTTCCGAAAGTGAACGCCCTGCGGGAACGGATGAAGAAAACGGATCCCGCCGGTTCACTCGCTCAAAAAGATCAGGCGATGGCAATCCGGAACCAGGCAGACTGGACAAAGAAGAAGGAGTTGTATCAGGCCTATATGAAAGCGTTCCCTACCTCGCCCTACGCCCCCGGCCTGACTGTTCTGATTACGGATGGGTATTTCAAAAACAACGATATCAAAGGACTGGTGACGTTTGTGGAACAGCAGCCGCTGGAAAAGTCCGACGTACTGATGCTCAACACCATGGCCTTTCAACTGGCCGACGAAGGGCGTTCGCTCCCAGAAGCTGAGCAATTAATCAAACGGGCAATGGCCGCACAGAAAGGTCAGGCGCGACCCCGTAACATCTCAGATGAGGACTGGACCAACGAGCAGCTAGGCCGGCAGCGGCAGTTGATGAATACCTACGCCCGGGCGCTGGAGCAGCAGGGTCGTTACGCGGATGCGTTTACGGCCTATCAGTCGGTGATTGACCCCGATGACATGGACAACAGCGATACGCGGACCAATGAGCGCTACCTGCTGTGCGCCCTGCGTGCCAACCGGATGAGCGACGCCCGCCCGGCTATCGAAACCGCCGTGCACCACGGCAAAGCAACACCCCGCCTGAAAACTACCCTCCGCGATTGGTATGCCAAGCAGCCCGGTCAGAATCCGGCGGCTGCCGATACGTACCTGGCTCAACTGGAATCGGACCTGAAAGCAGATAAGCGCGATGACCTCCGACAGATTCTGATTAATGAACCCGCTCCCGCCTTTTCGCTAACCGATCTGAAAGGAAATTCTGTTTCATCGGCTTCGTTGAAGGGTAAGGTTATTGTGCTCGACTTCTGGGCGACCTGGTGTCGTCCCTGTATTGCGTCGTTCCCGGCCATGCAACAGGCTAAAAGTCATTTTCAGAACGACCCGAACGTACAGTTCCTGTTTGTCAATACCCGCGAAGGGGGACCACTGCAACGGGTGTACGACTTTATGAACAAACATCCGTACGATTTTACGGTACCGCTCGATGCTTCGCAACGGGTCTCTAAAGCGTACAAGGTTCAGGGAATTCCTACCAAAGTCATTATTGACGGCAAAGGGCGGGTCCGGTACCGTCATGTCGGCTACTCGGGCGATCCGGAAGCCACCGTTGATGAACTGACGCTCGTTGTTGAAATGCTGAAAGACGAAAAATAA
- a CDS encoding cysteine desulfurase family protein, which translates to MNTSAAIYLDNAATTRLDPEVLEAMLPLMTENFGNPSSIHSHGRKVRTAIEKARKTVASLLNTSPAEIFFTSGGTEADNTAIRSSIDTYRLTHAITSPLEHHAVLHTLEHLHKVGTIKLDLVRIDEKGRIDLTHLDELLKTNQKTGGGRSLVSLMHGNNEIANLLNLQQVGDLCREYNAIFHSDTVQTMGHFRHDLQNLPVDFIVGAGHKFHGPKGVGFLYANAERVKIEPFIYGGAQERNMRGGTENVYGIVGLAKALEIAYREMDAHREHITSLKRRMIDQLTEKMPDVRFNGNSGDIDNSLYTVLNVSLPASELSDMLLFNLDIAGISASGGSACSSGSEIGSHVLGALPGQNPERGYVRFSFGKYNTTAEIDFAVETLVGLYQKELI; encoded by the coding sequence ATGAATACCTCCGCTGCTATTTACCTCGATAATGCTGCTACCACCCGCCTGGATCCTGAAGTGCTGGAAGCTATGTTGCCCCTGATGACGGAAAACTTCGGCAACCCGTCATCCATCCACAGTCACGGCCGAAAGGTGCGCACTGCTATCGAGAAAGCCCGGAAAACGGTTGCTTCGCTGCTCAATACGTCTCCCGCCGAGATCTTCTTCACATCGGGCGGCACCGAAGCCGATAACACCGCCATTCGCAGCAGCATTGACACCTACCGATTGACGCATGCTATTACGTCGCCTTTAGAGCATCACGCCGTACTGCACACGCTGGAACACCTGCACAAAGTAGGGACGATCAAACTGGATCTGGTGCGGATTGACGAGAAAGGAAGGATTGACCTGACGCACCTGGACGAACTGCTGAAGACAAATCAGAAGACTGGCGGAGGTCGTTCGCTGGTGTCGCTGATGCACGGCAACAACGAAATTGCCAATTTGCTGAACCTACAGCAGGTGGGCGATCTGTGTCGGGAATACAACGCCATTTTTCATTCGGATACGGTGCAGACAATGGGCCACTTTCGGCACGATCTGCAAAACCTGCCCGTCGATTTTATCGTTGGGGCCGGACATAAGTTCCACGGCCCGAAAGGCGTCGGGTTTCTCTACGCTAACGCTGAACGGGTGAAAATCGAACCGTTTATCTACGGTGGAGCGCAGGAACGGAATATGCGGGGCGGTACCGAAAACGTGTACGGGATTGTTGGCCTGGCGAAGGCGCTGGAAATAGCGTATCGCGAGATGGATGCCCACCGCGAACACATTACGTCGCTGAAGCGTCGGATGATCGATCAGCTGACCGAGAAAATGCCTGATGTACGCTTTAACGGTAACTCTGGTGATATTGACAACAGCCTGTATACAGTTCTGAACGTAAGCCTGCCCGCTTCTGAACTAAGTGATATGCTGCTGTTTAACCTGGATATTGCCGGTATCTCGGCCTCGGGTGGATCGGCCTGTTCGAGCGGCTCCGAGATTGGTTCGCACGTACTGGGTGCCCTGCCCGGTCAGAACCCGGAGCGCGGCTACGTCCGCTTCTCTTTCGGTAAGTACAACACCACCGCCGAAATCGACTTCGCCGTTGAAACGTTGGTAGGGCTGTATCAGAAGGAATTGATCTAG
- a CDS encoding NAD(P)H-dependent oxidoreductase: MNVALFSTSSRSKNNSLRFVKYAQHVLTGQGHEVSLVSFEDYDIPFAGQAFIDPANLTPFQQTLISAWEAADLIIFALPEYNWTAPPQATNTIHQLGSPALKHLFDDKVFAMVGVSNGRGGRQPALDMTTVTNKLISFTNSYSIVSPKLYESHETDKNLDENGHFNGHEVYERTARAFFDYTVTVAERWGK; the protein is encoded by the coding sequence ATGAATGTTGCCTTATTTTCTACCTCATCCCGCTCAAAAAACAATTCGTTGCGCTTTGTCAAGTATGCACAACACGTATTAACCGGGCAGGGACACGAGGTATCGCTGGTTAGTTTTGAAGACTACGATATACCGTTTGCTGGTCAGGCATTCATTGACCCGGCCAATCTGACGCCGTTTCAGCAAACGCTGATCAGCGCCTGGGAAGCCGCCGACCTCATCATCTTTGCCTTACCCGAATACAACTGGACCGCTCCCCCACAGGCGACCAATACGATTCACCAGTTGGGTTCGCCCGCTCTCAAGCATTTGTTCGATGATAAGGTATTTGCAATGGTCGGCGTGTCGAACGGGCGCGGTGGCCGCCAGCCCGCGCTGGACATGACCACGGTCACCAACAAGCTGATCAGTTTTACCAATAGCTACTCCATCGTGTCGCCCAAGCTTTATGAGTCGCACGAGACGGATAAAAACCTGGATGAAAATGGCCACTTCAACGGCCACGAAGTATACGAACGTACCGCCCGCGCCTTCTTCGACTATACGGTTACGGTGGCGGAGAGGTGGGGGAAATAA
- a CDS encoding sodium:solute symporter — protein sequence MNTTVALLILVAYFGMLITVSFYSARGATTTTFFTANRQSPWWLVAFGMIGTSLSGVTFISVPGAVGKIGFSYFQVVLGYIIGYIIIGTVLMPLYYRLNLISIYGYLEKRFGFWSYKSGAFFFLLSRTIGSAVRLYVAANVLQLAIFSPLGIPFEVSVLITIALIWIYTFKGGVKTIILTDSLQTLFLVTAVILTIVLISRELGFSFGELTQSIKNSPNSQIFFWDANDPKNFYKQFISGIFITIVMTGLDQDLMQKNLTCKNIGEAQKNMFWFTLTMVFVTFMFMCLGSLLYVYAQREGIAIPARTDDLYPTLALTYLGPVVGITFLLGITAATYASADSALTALTTSFCVDFMNFERRPEAERSRIKHIVHIGFSLLFYVVIIVFRQLNSKEVITAVFDIAGYTYGPLLGLFAFGIFSQRSIRDQFTPWICIISPVLTYIVNENSADWFNGYQFGFERLLLNGIFTYIGLWAISQPVKTEEPVAA from the coding sequence ATGAACACTACCGTTGCTTTACTAATCCTGGTCGCTTATTTCGGGATGCTGATTACGGTCTCCTTTTACAGCGCCCGGGGAGCCACCACCACAACTTTTTTCACCGCTAACCGACAGTCACCCTGGTGGTTAGTGGCGTTTGGCATGATCGGCACGTCCCTCTCGGGTGTTACGTTTATTTCGGTGCCGGGCGCGGTCGGCAAGATCGGTTTCTCGTACTTTCAGGTCGTGCTGGGCTACATCATCGGCTACATTATCATCGGTACAGTACTGATGCCGCTTTACTACCGACTGAACCTGATTTCGATCTACGGTTACCTCGAAAAACGATTTGGTTTCTGGTCGTACAAATCGGGAGCCTTTTTCTTTCTGCTATCCCGAACGATAGGCTCGGCCGTGCGTCTCTACGTAGCGGCCAACGTCCTGCAGCTGGCAATTTTTTCGCCCCTGGGTATTCCGTTTGAGGTTTCCGTTCTGATTACGATTGCGCTGATCTGGATATACACGTTCAAGGGGGGGGTCAAGACAATCATTCTGACAGACTCTCTGCAGACGCTCTTCCTCGTTACGGCGGTTATCCTGACCATCGTGCTGATTTCCAGAGAGCTGGGCTTCTCATTCGGCGAACTGACGCAGTCAATTAAAAACAGCCCGAACTCACAGATTTTCTTCTGGGATGCCAATGACCCGAAGAACTTCTACAAGCAGTTCATTTCGGGCATCTTCATCACCATCGTGATGACGGGCCTGGATCAGGACCTAATGCAGAAAAACCTGACCTGCAAAAACATTGGTGAAGCGCAGAAAAATATGTTCTGGTTTACGCTGACGATGGTGTTCGTCACGTTCATGTTCATGTGTCTGGGGTCGCTGCTGTACGTATACGCTCAACGCGAAGGTATCGCCATTCCTGCCCGGACAGACGACCTCTATCCCACCCTGGCGCTAACTTATCTGGGTCCAGTCGTCGGCATTACATTCCTGCTGGGTATTACAGCCGCTACCTACGCCAGTGCCGACTCTGCTCTGACGGCGCTCACGACGTCTTTCTGCGTGGATTTCATGAATTTTGAGCGCCGTCCCGAAGCTGAGCGTTCCCGCATCAAACACATTGTTCACATCGGGTTTTCGCTGCTGTTTTATGTCGTCATCATCGTTTTCCGGCAGCTAAACAGCAAGGAAGTGATTACGGCCGTGTTCGATATTGCGGGGTACACCTATGGGCCTCTGCTGGGGCTGTTCGCTTTCGGTATCTTCAGCCAGCGATCCATTCGGGACCAGTTCACGCCCTGGATCTGCATTATCTCACCTGTGCTGACCTATATCGTCAATGAAAACTCGGCAGACTGGTTCAACGGGTATCAGTTTGGTTTCGAGCGATTGCTACTAAATGGTATCTTTACCTACATCGGTTTGTGGGCCATCTCGCAGCCCGTCAAAACTGAAGAACCCGTAGCTGCCTAG
- a CDS encoding crotonase/enoyl-CoA hydratase family protein, producing MESTYNAFSLAITDGVMTVTLLGPGNGNAMGLDFWKELPLLMDEINRMDDVRCLVFRGSGDHFSYGLNIPEMMPHLSGVAGDNTQVQQRMDLMAQIQQMQSGFQKMYESDKPVIAAVHGWCIGGGVNMIAAADIRLCSREAKFSLREAKLGITPDIGALQFLPLIIGQGLTREMAFTGADYEATFAERAGLVNHVYETPDALFEAADQLAKQIAANPSGAVQGAKRVLNYSISKSIDEGLQYVASLNSSQLQMDDISEAMQATLEKRQAEFNKKRNRGY from the coding sequence ATGGAATCTACGTATAATGCTTTCTCTCTGGCCATCACCGATGGGGTGATGACCGTTACACTACTGGGACCGGGCAATGGTAACGCTATGGGGCTGGATTTCTGGAAAGAGCTGCCTCTGCTGATGGACGAAATCAATCGGATGGACGACGTCCGCTGTCTGGTTTTTCGGGGTAGTGGCGATCACTTTTCCTACGGGTTGAATATCCCGGAGATGATGCCGCATCTGAGCGGGGTGGCCGGTGATAACACGCAGGTGCAGCAACGGATGGACCTGATGGCTCAGATTCAGCAGATGCAGTCGGGTTTTCAGAAAATGTACGAGTCCGACAAGCCCGTTATCGCAGCTGTGCACGGCTGGTGCATCGGCGGAGGGGTTAATATGATTGCTGCCGCCGACATTCGTCTGTGCTCACGCGAAGCCAAATTCAGTCTGCGCGAAGCTAAGCTGGGCATCACGCCCGACATTGGTGCCCTGCAATTTCTACCACTCATTATTGGCCAGGGGTTAACCCGTGAAATGGCGTTTACGGGGGCCGACTACGAGGCTACGTTCGCCGAGCGGGCGGGTCTGGTCAACCACGTTTACGAGACGCCCGATGCCTTGTTTGAGGCCGCTGATCAACTGGCGAAGCAGATTGCCGCCAATCCATCGGGAGCTGTGCAGGGCGCCAAGCGGGTACTGAATTACAGCATCAGTAAATCGATCGATGAGGGGCTGCAATACGTAGCGAGCCTGAACTCAAGCCAGCTCCAGATGGACGATATCAGCGAGGCCATGCAGGCCACCCTGGAGAAACGCCAGGCCGAATTCAACAAAAAACGAAACAGAGGTTACTAA